The following proteins are co-located in the Castanea sativa cultivar Marrone di Chiusa Pesio chromosome 8, ASM4071231v1 genome:
- the LOC142606543 gene encoding calpain-type cysteine protease DEK1-like — MDFQLQSMIEFHAKHHVNQHLLPVGRKMRSEFQTGGGFTWCWESVYFRRALFLQRHCAMALNMNGPWSDSSPEWTDRMKHKLKHSKDGIFLMSWQDFQIHFRSIYVCRVYPPEMRYYVYGQWRCYSAGGCQDYDTWHQNPQLRFHDSMMCYIGMRILKTHGCRAAHNIYLRESVGGTDYVNSREISCEMVLDLDPRGYTIVPTTMHPGEEAPFVLSVFTKASISLEAL, encoded by the exons ATGGATTTCCAGTTGCAGTCGATGATTGAATTCCATGCAAAGCATCACGTAAACCAGCATTTGCTACCAGTAGGAAGGAAAATGAGATCTGAGTTTCAAACAGGAGGGGGTTTCACTTGGTGCTGGGAGTCCGTCTATTTCAGACGTGCACTTTTCTTGCAGCGGCATTGTGCAATGGCATTAAATATGAATGGACCTTGGTCTGACTCATCTCCTGAATGGACTGATAGGATGAAGCATAAGCTGAAGCAC TCAAAAGATGGTATATTCCTGATGTCTTGGCAAGACTTTCAGATTCATTTCCGATCAATATATGTTTGCCGTGTATACCCCCCTGAGATGCGCTATTATGTTTATGGCCAATGGCGGTGTTACAGTGCTGGTGGGTGCCAAGATTATGATACGTGGCATCAAAATCCACAGCTCCGATT TCATGATTCTATGATGTGTTACATTGGAATGCGGATACTTAAAACCCATGGCTGCCGCGCTGCTCACAACATATACCTCCGTGAATCAGTTGGTGGGACGGATTATGTGAATTCTAGAGAAATATCATGTGAAATGGTTCTGGACCTTGATCCAAGGGGTTATACAATAGTGCCTACAACTATGCACCCTGGGGAAGAAGCACCATTTGTTCTTTCTGTCTTCACAAAAGCATCAATAAGCCTTGAAGCCTTATAG